A genomic window from Haladaptatus caseinilyticus includes:
- a CDS encoding GAF domain-containing sensor histidine kinase: MTSDELSGANQERQATILRRIYRVIADKDEPFEGKVEKLLEIGREALGTEYGALSYIEGDDYIFEIVHDPSGETEAGDVVPLEETNCEYAIDTEQTLVLTDIESEAPELTSRAGFTEMGVQCYIGTPVVVNEAVYGTFCFYDRTVRAEQFTDWDITLVDLMGKWISYELERERREAKLTRQRNRLDDFANVVAHDLRNPINVAQAYVEFARDEPENRHEHLDGVETALNRMEVLIDDVLSLAHIEQQNLDAETVHLRSVVDDAWETAATEGLSLSIGDVLPTIVGSHSLLQQAFENLIRNTVEHTDSEGTIHIGLLEDRSGFYFEDDGPGIPKEKFKRAFQAGYSTTSDGTGLGLSIVKEIADAHDWSISVTDGTMGGARFEVENVQFI; this comes from the coding sequence ATGACAAGCGACGAACTATCCGGGGCGAACCAGGAACGTCAGGCAACCATTCTCAGACGGATCTATCGCGTCATCGCGGACAAAGACGAGCCGTTCGAGGGAAAGGTGGAGAAACTGCTCGAAATCGGCAGGGAAGCGCTGGGAACGGAGTATGGAGCGCTCTCCTACATCGAGGGCGATGATTATATCTTCGAAATCGTCCACGACCCAAGCGGAGAAACAGAAGCCGGTGACGTCGTCCCGCTGGAGGAAACGAACTGCGAGTATGCAATCGATACCGAACAAACGCTCGTTCTGACGGACATCGAATCCGAAGCCCCGGAGCTGACCTCCCGTGCGGGGTTCACCGAGATGGGAGTGCAGTGTTACATCGGAACACCGGTCGTGGTAAACGAAGCGGTCTACGGAACTTTTTGTTTCTACGACCGAACGGTTCGGGCGGAGCAGTTCACCGACTGGGATATCACGCTCGTGGACCTGATGGGAAAGTGGATCAGCTACGAATTGGAGCGGGAACGGAGAGAAGCCAAACTCACGCGACAACGAAATCGCCTCGACGATTTCGCAAACGTCGTCGCCCATGACCTCCGAAATCCGATCAATGTGGCACAGGCGTACGTCGAGTTCGCCCGGGATGAGCCCGAGAACAGACACGAACATCTGGACGGCGTCGAAACCGCGCTGAACCGAATGGAGGTGCTCATCGATGACGTGCTGTCGCTCGCACATATCGAACAGCAGAATCTCGACGCCGAAACGGTTCATCTCCGGAGCGTCGTTGATGACGCGTGGGAAACCGCCGCGACGGAGGGCCTTTCACTATCGATAGGGGATGTACTCCCCACGATCGTCGGCAGCCACAGCCTCCTGCAGCAGGCGTTCGAGAACCTGATTCGAAATACCGTCGAACATACGGATTCGGAAGGAACGATTCATATCGGACTGCTGGAAGATCGCTCGGGGTTCTACTTCGAGGACGACGGTCCAGGAATTCCGAAGGAGAAGTTCAAGCGAGCGTTTCAAGCCGGGTATTCGACCACCAGCGACGGGACCGGACTCGGTCTCAGCATCGTCAAGGAAATCGCCGACGCTCACGATTGGTCGATTTCGGTAACCGACGGAACGATGGGTGGCGCACGATTCGAAGTGGAAAACGTCCAGTTCATCTGA
- a CDS encoding DUF7577 domain-containing protein, producing the protein MSYRSMNVWGWIILYVVLFAGLQLLIYRFLRSDEDSPLLQSTPSSAERGAPDEVRKESVLEEFSEANQADPSIRRCPHCGTENGAEYTFCRECIGPLGVW; encoded by the coding sequence ATGTCATATCGTAGCATGAACGTCTGGGGGTGGATCATCCTGTACGTCGTCCTCTTCGCAGGACTGCAGCTACTCATCTATCGTTTCCTCCGGAGCGACGAGGATTCGCCGCTCCTTCAGTCGACGCCATCGAGCGCGGAGCGAGGTGCGCCGGACGAGGTTCGAAAGGAAAGCGTTCTCGAAGAGTTCAGCGAGGCAAATCAGGCAGACCCGAGCATTCGTCGATGTCCACATTGTGGGACGGAAAACGGTGCGGAATACACGTTCTGTCGGGAGTGTATCGGACCCCTCGGGGTTTGGTAG
- a CDS encoding PQQ-dependent sugar dehydrogenase, whose protein sequence is MRRRTYLRTMALGISGLAGCMESSGSATQTSTTDMGPGVRIKTVAMNLEVPWGTAFASNGDLYLTERPGRIRRIRPNSNEIVADITDEIAHEGEGGLLGLVLHPNDENFAYTYQTYDGSAGLTNRVVRHRIKDGFKRDRTILDDIPASSIHNGGRLAIYDDALYVTTGDATDSELAQDKESLAGKVLRLSLDGTPHPDNPFGNEVFTYGHRNPQGLALRDGTVFSTEHGPDTNDEINVLEAGNNYGWPTVTGESEGEEFTDPIATYTPTIAPGSATFYTGPISEWRGDFFFGTLVGQHLHRVRIDERNVVEQERLLENEYGRLRTVFTGPEDHLYVTTSNQDGRSAGPAPQDDRVLKLQPA, encoded by the coding sequence ATGCGACGCCGTACGTACTTGCGGACGATGGCGCTCGGGATCTCCGGACTCGCCGGGTGTATGGAATCGTCCGGTAGTGCGACGCAAACCTCGACTACGGATATGGGTCCGGGAGTTCGGATCAAGACGGTCGCTATGAACCTCGAAGTGCCATGGGGGACGGCCTTCGCTTCTAACGGCGATCTCTATCTCACGGAGCGACCGGGTCGGATTCGTCGTATTCGCCCGAACAGCAACGAAATCGTCGCCGACATCACCGACGAAATCGCCCACGAAGGGGAAGGCGGTCTCCTCGGATTGGTTCTCCACCCGAACGACGAGAACTTCGCGTACACCTACCAGACGTACGATGGGTCGGCAGGGCTCACAAACCGAGTCGTCCGTCATCGTATCAAAGACGGGTTCAAGCGCGACCGCACGATTCTCGACGACATACCCGCCTCGTCGATCCACAACGGCGGCAGACTTGCCATCTACGACGATGCGCTGTACGTCACCACGGGTGACGCTACCGATTCGGAGCTAGCACAGGACAAAGAGTCGTTGGCAGGAAAAGTCCTTAGACTGTCGCTCGATGGAACGCCACATCCAGACAATCCGTTCGGGAACGAAGTGTTCACATACGGTCATCGCAACCCGCAGGGCCTCGCGTTACGGGATGGAACGGTATTCAGTACGGAACACGGCCCCGACACGAACGACGAAATCAACGTCCTCGAAGCGGGGAACAACTACGGGTGGCCGACCGTCACCGGCGAAAGCGAAGGCGAGGAGTTCACCGACCCGATTGCGACGTACACGCCGACTATCGCACCTGGAAGCGCGACGTTCTACACAGGACCGATTTCCGAATGGCGAGGCGATTTCTTCTTCGGAACGCTCGTGGGGCAGCATCTCCACCGCGTTCGAATCGACGAACGGAACGTAGTCGAACAGGAACGCCTGCTGGAAAACGAGTACGGGCGCCTGCGAACCGTTTTCACTGGACCGGAGGACCATCTGTACGTGACGACCAGCAATCAGGATGGACGATCAGCAGGGCCCGCGCCACAGGACGATCGAGTGCTGAAGCTTCAACCAGCATAA
- a CDS encoding Nmad3 family putative nucleotide modification protein: protein MPRAVAINVAANTNQPGVRGPIFSDGRFEYVPIPESEPTGRAVPTYADLDLSVELPEGTDDLPVHLDPEFAEYPCCERYTYGDPFGVKARPLLELGEGDFVFFYATLSTMDEPDHEWISPRWGAYIIGQFRLAREPMSESEFAGSKNDVRNVFENNAHVKRETFDAEVLVAGKEEDSMLYERAMPLSSPETGTEANRIVTELSSDSGKGPWWRRPMKFNRDETKALISLVENRDFGQLVDKTG, encoded by the coding sequence ATGCCACGCGCCGTCGCGATTAACGTCGCCGCAAATACCAACCAGCCCGGCGTCCGCGGCCCGATTTTTTCGGACGGGCGGTTCGAATACGTCCCGATCCCCGAATCGGAGCCGACGGGTCGTGCGGTTCCGACCTACGCAGATCTCGACCTCTCGGTCGAACTCCCCGAAGGCACGGACGACCTTCCCGTCCATCTCGACCCGGAGTTTGCGGAGTATCCCTGTTGTGAACGGTACACCTACGGCGACCCGTTCGGCGTGAAAGCTCGACCGCTTTTGGAACTAGGCGAGGGAGATTTCGTTTTTTTCTACGCGACGCTCTCGACGATGGACGAACCGGACCACGAATGGATTTCCCCTCGCTGGGGGGCATATATCATCGGGCAGTTTCGGTTGGCGCGCGAACCGATGTCCGAATCCGAGTTTGCGGGCTCCAAAAACGACGTTCGGAACGTTTTCGAGAACAACGCGCACGTGAAACGCGAGACGTTCGATGCCGAGGTGTTGGTGGCGGGTAAAGAGGAGGATTCGATGTTGTACGAACGAGCAATGCCGTTGAGTAGTCCCGAGACGGGGACGGAGGCGAATCGAATCGTGACGGAACTCTCCAGCGACTCGGGAAAGGGACCATGGTGGCGCAGACCGATGAAGTTTAACCGAGATGAAACGAAGGCGCTCATTTCACTGGTGGAGAACCGCGATTTCGGTCAACTCGTCGATAAGACGGGGTAA